A single Tenacibaculum sp. Bg11-29 DNA region contains:
- a CDS encoding beta-ketoacyl synthase — MKNRVVITGLGIVAPNGVGLQEFTDAIKLGTSGITFHQNLKDKGFSCCIGGIPAVSEEKKLEYLTPLQLRGFNSTSILYGCMAGIDAWKDAGFSVDENSSLDYNSGLIFGTGTSGIEKFREAIYKIDDQKVKRLGSTSVVQTMASGVSAYLGGILGLGNQVTTNSSACTTGTEALLLGFERIKSGKAKRMLVGSSSDSSLYTWGGFDAMRVMSYKHNETPEKGSRPMSETASGFVPGSGAGAIVLESLESALERKTTIYAEVLGGNINSGGQRNGGTLTAPNAEAVQKCITDALLDSKISSEEIDVLNGHLTATSKDGLEIENWTKALNRKGDDFPQINSLKSMVGHCLAASGAIESVASILQIKEQFIFPNINCEDIHPDISKLISVDKIPTKLIHKDINILAKASFGFGDVNACVIFKKYSK, encoded by the coding sequence ATGAAGAATAGAGTTGTAATTACAGGTTTAGGAATTGTTGCACCAAACGGAGTAGGTTTGCAAGAGTTTACTGACGCGATAAAGTTAGGAACTTCAGGAATTACATTTCATCAGAATTTAAAAGACAAAGGTTTTTCGTGTTGCATTGGTGGAATTCCAGCAGTTTCTGAAGAAAAAAAATTAGAATATCTAACACCTTTACAACTTCGAGGGTTTAATAGTACTTCTATTTTATATGGTTGTATGGCAGGGATTGATGCCTGGAAAGATGCAGGTTTTTCTGTAGATGAAAATTCAAGTTTAGATTATAATTCTGGGCTAATCTTTGGAACAGGAACCTCTGGGATAGAAAAATTTAGAGAAGCAATTTATAAAATTGATGATCAAAAAGTAAAACGATTAGGAAGTACATCTGTAGTACAAACAATGGCAAGTGGAGTTTCGGCGTATTTAGGCGGGATTTTGGGTTTGGGGAATCAAGTAACCACAAATTCGTCTGCTTGTACAACAGGTACGGAAGCTTTGTTGTTAGGTTTTGAGCGAATAAAATCAGGAAAAGCAAAACGGATGCTAGTGGGTAGTTCTAGTGATAGTAGTCTGTATACTTGGGGAGGTTTTGATGCAATGCGAGTAATGTCTTATAAACATAATGAAACTCCAGAAAAAGGTTCGAGACCAATGAGTGAAACTGCATCTGGTTTTGTGCCAGGAAGTGGAGCAGGAGCCATCGTTTTAGAGTCTTTAGAAAGTGCTTTAGAAAGAAAAACTACTATTTATGCTGAAGTTTTAGGCGGAAATATTAATTCTGGAGGGCAAAGAAACGGTGGTACTTTAACAGCTCCAAATGCAGAGGCTGTTCAAAAATGTATTACCGATGCTTTATTAGATTCAAAAATTTCATCAGAAGAAATAGATGTTTTAAACGGGCATTTAACAGCAACATCCAAAGATGGTTTAGAAATAGAAAATTGGACGAAAGCATTGAATAGAAAAGGAGATGATTTTCCTCAAATAAATTCATTAAAATCTATGGTTGGACATTGTTTGGCTGCCTCAGGTGCTATTGAATCTGTTGCTTCGATTTTACAGATTAAAGAACAGTTTATATTTCCAAATATTAATTGTGAAGACATACATCCTGATATTTCTAAATTAATTTCTGTAGATAAAATTCCAACGAAATTGATTCATAAAGACATAAACATTTTAGCAAAAGCAAGTTTTGGTTTTGGTGATGTGAACGCATGTGTTATATTCAAAAAATATTCAAAATAA
- a CDS encoding acyl carrier protein, producing MNEEEIILKLTSIVKPYVQNEEAYKNITEDTDFINDLEINSANLVDIVLDVEDEFNIEIDNDSMEKMLSVKAVVAIIKEKESA from the coding sequence ATGAACGAAGAAGAAATTATTTTAAAGTTAACAAGTATTGTAAAGCCATATGTACAAAATGAAGAGGCTTATAAAAATATAACTGAAGACACAGATTTTATTAATGACTTAGAAATAAATTCTGCAAATTTGGTAGACATCGTATTAGATGTAGAAGATGAATTTAATATAGAAATTGATAATGATTCTATGGAGAAAATGTTATCTGTAAAAGCAGTTGTAGCTATTATAAAAGAAAAGGAATCAGCATAA
- a CDS encoding 4'-phosphopantetheinyl transferase superfamily protein encodes MIGNDIIDLQLARIESNWQRKGFLEKQFTCKEQEEVLKSEDPFLKVWLFWSMKEAAYKAYTQQEKKRFFAPQKFECILTEDCLGTVFYQDKTFYTTTFFNRFYVHSIAKETPKEVNFFSAIVSPISLDSDLKRRLADESGISIKKIEKRKSSIGAPSFYYKEKLLTSSCSISHHGNYGAFAFILENEY; translated from the coding sequence ATGATTGGTAATGATATTATTGATTTACAGTTAGCAAGAATAGAAAGCAATTGGCAAAGGAAAGGCTTTTTAGAAAAACAGTTTACATGTAAGGAGCAAGAAGAAGTTTTAAAATCGGAAGACCCATTTTTAAAAGTGTGGTTGTTTTGGAGCATGAAAGAAGCGGCTTACAAAGCGTATACGCAACAAGAAAAAAAAAGATTTTTTGCTCCACAGAAATTTGAATGTATATTAACAGAAGATTGTTTAGGAACTGTGTTTTATCAAGATAAAACGTTTTATACAACTACCTTTTTTAATAGATTTTATGTGCACTCAATAGCAAAAGAAACCCCAAAAGAAGTAAATTTTTTTTCAGCAATTGTTTCACCTATTTCATTAGATAGTGACCTTAAAAGAAGACTTGCAGATGAATCAGGAATTTCAATTAAAAAAATAGAAAAAAGGAAATCATCTATTGGTGCTCCATCTTTTTATTATAAAGAAAAATTATTAACAAGTTCTTGTTCAATTTCTCATCATGGAAATTACGGAGCGTTTGCATTTATTTTAGAAAATGAATATTAA
- a CDS encoding GreA/GreB family elongation factor, with amino-acid sequence MNIKEELYKQCITYVNNRLQTIEEIISSNQKALQSETKSSAGDKHETGRAMLQLEMEKAGQQINGVVKMKETLSKINLKGSSEVAHLGCVIKTTKASFFLSISAGQLIVNNENYFAISVSSPIGRILLGKKEGDTFVFNTTKQTIKEIF; translated from the coding sequence ATGAATATTAAAGAAGAGTTATATAAACAATGTATTACTTATGTAAACAATCGTTTACAAACGATTGAAGAAATAATTTCATCAAATCAAAAAGCGTTACAGTCTGAAACCAAAAGTTCAGCAGGAGATAAACATGAAACAGGACGTGCAATGTTACAATTGGAAATGGAAAAAGCGGGGCAACAAATTAATGGAGTTGTAAAGATGAAAGAAACTCTTTCTAAAATTAATTTAAAAGGAAGTTCTGAAGTTGCGCATTTAGGATGTGTTATAAAAACAACAAAAGCGTCATTTTTTTTAAGTATCAGTGCAGGACAATTAATTGTTAATAATGAAAACTACTTTGCGATTTCAGTTTCTTCGCCAATAGGAAGGATATTATTAGGTAAAAAAGAAGGAGATACTTTTGTTTTTAACACGACAAAACAAACAATAAAAGAAATTTTTTAA
- a CDS encoding ABC transporter ATP-binding protein has product MLKVNNISFSYLSKEKTLQNINFTLQKGEHLCIMGESGCGKSTLLKAIYGLLDLNEGTLFWNDFQILGPAHYLVPGMDFFKYVAQDFDLMPFTSVSENIKKFLSRFYPEEAQKRTTELLEVIEMTTFANEKVKNLSGGQKQRVAIARALAKEPELLLLDEPFSQIDNFKKNSLRRNLFTYLKKKKIACIVATHDGGDALSFADKMIVIKNNQVIAEDTPENLYKNLKEKYIAALFDDVNEIIINRVPVLLYPHQIKIVQNSNEKALVKNSYFKGYYWLIEVKYNNQLIFLKHAFTLKSEEIVSLKFNKTI; this is encoded by the coding sequence ATGTTAAAAGTAAATAATATATCATTCTCATACCTTTCGAAAGAAAAAACACTACAAAATATAAATTTCACCTTACAAAAAGGAGAGCATTTATGTATTATGGGAGAAAGTGGTTGCGGAAAATCTACGCTATTAAAAGCCATTTATGGGCTATTAGATTTAAATGAAGGAACGTTATTTTGGAATGACTTTCAAATTTTAGGCCCTGCTCATTACTTAGTGCCTGGAATGGATTTTTTTAAATATGTTGCTCAAGATTTCGATTTAATGCCTTTTACTTCAGTAAGTGAAAATATTAAAAAATTCTTATCTCGGTTTTACCCCGAAGAAGCACAAAAAAGAACAACAGAATTACTAGAGGTGATTGAAATGACCACTTTCGCGAATGAAAAGGTTAAAAATTTAAGTGGAGGACAAAAACAACGTGTTGCCATTGCTCGTGCTTTAGCAAAAGAGCCTGAATTGTTATTACTAGACGAACCTTTTAGCCAGATAGATAATTTTAAAAAAAATTCATTACGTAGAAACTTATTCACTTATTTAAAAAAGAAAAAAATTGCTTGTATCGTAGCGACTCATGATGGTGGTGATGCGCTTTCATTTGCCGATAAAATGATTGTTATTAAAAATAACCAGGTAATTGCGGAGGATACTCCCGAGAATTTATATAAAAACCTGAAAGAAAAATACATTGCTGCTTTATTTGATGATGTAAATGAAATTATAATAAACAGAGTGCCAGTATTACTATATCCACATCAAATAAAAATTGTTCAAAATTCTAATGAAAAAGCACTTGTTAAAAATAGTTATTTTAAAGGTTATTATTGGCTGATTGAAGTTAAGTATAATAATCAATTAATTTTTTTAAAACACGCATTTACTCTTAAGTCAGAAGAAATAGTTTCATTAAAATTTAATAAAACTATTTAA
- a CDS encoding aerolysin family beta-barrel pore-forming toxin, with protein sequence MKLKTNKNLRIKKKIIRIKITALTLLVFIGYSCENDERILESSENIEFHQTKLTEKEAKKALEEMALSNDWTIIKEGKNNEEIFERNINNQLELPGSKAMNLAELRGLGLTNNELIQETRRWSQSSWGVHSVWYEPYAIFFDGEDALNNTHGYSPIYATSGSNRLFLHLEEPVVTLRNHVPKQKDVHEFVVTNLGNTSDTATYTYSYEEGMQQEVSVSVGVSVGFEGTVKVPLLAEAKFSVGVEINSGYTNTKNTLETISAQYTAQLPPRSKRIIRIITDMTSIDATYHIPYRVKGDYEAYYYYNLSETNAPFGELNRNLLNVRDLNKYLENKGSIGSISYLRKSNIQVIASDPIKLESN encoded by the coding sequence ATGAAACTAAAAACTAACAAAAATTTAAGAATTAAAAAGAAAATAATAAGAATAAAGATTACGGCATTAACACTGCTAGTTTTTATAGGGTATTCATGTGAAAATGATGAAAGAATATTAGAATCGAGTGAAAATATTGAGTTTCATCAAACCAAACTAACAGAAAAAGAAGCCAAAAAAGCTCTTGAAGAAATGGCACTTAGTAATGATTGGACCATTATTAAAGAAGGTAAAAATAATGAAGAAATATTTGAAAGAAATATTAATAATCAATTAGAACTTCCAGGATCTAAAGCAATGAATCTTGCAGAATTAAGAGGTTTAGGTCTAACAAACAATGAATTAATTCAAGAAACAAGAAGGTGGTCTCAGTCTAGTTGGGGTGTTCATTCTGTATGGTACGAACCTTATGCTATTTTCTTTGATGGAGAAGACGCTTTAAATAATACACATGGGTACTCTCCAATATATGCAACTAGTGGTTCTAATCGACTTTTCTTACATCTTGAGGAACCAGTAGTAACCCTAAGAAACCATGTACCAAAACAAAAAGATGTACATGAATTTGTTGTGACAAATTTAGGAAATACTTCAGACACTGCTACGTACACCTATTCTTATGAAGAGGGAATGCAACAAGAAGTAAGTGTTTCTGTAGGTGTTTCTGTAGGTTTTGAAGGAACTGTAAAAGTTCCATTATTAGCAGAAGCTAAATTTTCCGTTGGTGTTGAGATTAACTCCGGGTATACAAATACAAAAAATACTCTTGAAACAATTTCAGCTCAATATACTGCACAATTACCTCCAAGGTCTAAAAGAATTATTAGAATCATTACAGATATGACTTCTATAGATGCGACCTATCATATTCCTTACAGAGTTAAAGGTGACTATGAGGCTTATTATTATTATAATTTATCGGAAACAAATGCTCCTTTCGGAGAATTAAATAGAAACCTTCTTAATGTTAGAGATCTTAATAAATACTTAGAAAATAAAGGAAGTATTGGGAGCATAAGCTATTTAAGAAAATCAAACATACAAGTCATAGCTAGTGACCCAATCAAACTAGAATCAAATTAA
- a CDS encoding M13 family metallopeptidase has product MKTFHKMLFTTAVASLAIASCKTEKKATPKPEEKVQGIILENMDTSVKPTDDFFRHVNGTWMDKTEIPADRTSWGGFGELRKKTDDDVLIILNKAIEEGNFPKVKDAKGNEIDSDQEKAVNYYESIMDTVSRNKQGTAPIKPYLAKVNDIKTKEDIETYLTNMAPYGGGGFYGFGVYNDLKNSSMNAGYLGGGSLGLSRDYYVDEKVKDKLEKYQEFIAKMLMKFGDDEVNAKKNAATIVAFEASLAKPMMTKEERRDTRKMYNPMTVAELQKLAPAINWDAHLKGIGVNNVEKIIVTDPGYFEAMSKIFKASSVDDIKLVLRWNTINNSLGYLSTDLETANWEFYSKTMRGAKQQRARDERALGNLNGAIGEALGKLYVDAKFPPEAKAKAEEMIDNVMLGFEKRIAQLPWMSEETKEKALTKLHKLTVKIAYPDKWKDYSELQVKGLKNGGTYFENAINVTKWNYNKNMAKLGKKVDRTEWGMSPQTVNAYFNPVNNEIVFPAAILQPPFYNYKADEAVNYGGIGAVIGHEISHSFDDSGARFDGDGNLKNWWTEDDSKKFKTIGDKLVKQYSDIIAIDSMHLNGEYTLGENIGDLGGVQAAYEGLQIYLNKNGNPGEIDGYTANQRFFLSWGTIWRTKMRDEALKNLIMTNTHAPGQYRAYMPLKNVDAFYDAFKVKEGDKMYLKPEERVRIW; this is encoded by the coding sequence ATGAAAACCTTTCATAAAATGTTGTTTACCACTGCTGTTGCATCTTTAGCAATTGCTTCGTGTAAAACAGAGAAAAAAGCAACACCAAAACCTGAAGAAAAAGTTCAGGGAATTATTTTAGAAAACATGGATACTTCTGTAAAACCTACAGATGATTTTTTTAGGCATGTAAACGGAACTTGGATGGATAAAACCGAGATTCCTGCAGACAGAACTTCTTGGGGTGGTTTTGGTGAACTTCGTAAAAAAACTGATGATGACGTTTTAATAATCTTAAATAAAGCTATTGAAGAAGGTAACTTTCCTAAAGTAAAAGACGCTAAAGGAAATGAAATAGATTCAGATCAAGAAAAAGCAGTAAACTATTACGAAAGTATTATGGATACTGTTTCGCGTAATAAGCAAGGTACTGCTCCAATTAAACCTTACTTAGCCAAGGTTAATGATATAAAAACAAAAGAAGATATTGAAACATATTTAACGAATATGGCACCTTATGGTGGTGGTGGTTTTTATGGCTTTGGTGTTTACAATGACTTAAAAAACAGTAGTATGAATGCTGGTTATTTAGGTGGTGGTAGTCTTGGTTTATCTAGAGATTATTATGTTGACGAGAAAGTAAAAGATAAACTTGAAAAGTACCAAGAGTTTATTGCTAAAATGTTAATGAAGTTTGGTGATGATGAGGTTAATGCTAAGAAAAATGCTGCAACTATTGTAGCTTTTGAAGCAAGTTTAGCAAAACCAATGATGACCAAAGAAGAGCGAAGAGATACTCGTAAAATGTATAACCCAATGACAGTTGCTGAACTTCAAAAATTAGCACCAGCAATTAACTGGGACGCACATTTAAAAGGTATTGGTGTTAACAATGTTGAAAAAATAATTGTTACCGACCCTGGTTATTTTGAAGCAATGAGTAAAATTTTTAAAGCTAGTTCTGTTGATGATATCAAACTAGTATTACGTTGGAATACGATTAATAACTCATTAGGTTATTTAAGTACCGATTTAGAAACTGCAAATTGGGAATTTTACAGCAAAACTATGCGTGGTGCTAAACAGCAACGAGCAAGAGATGAGCGCGCTTTAGGAAACTTAAACGGTGCCATTGGTGAAGCTTTAGGTAAATTATATGTAGATGCTAAGTTTCCGCCAGAAGCGAAAGCAAAAGCTGAAGAAATGATCGACAACGTAATGTTAGGTTTCGAAAAGCGTATTGCACAATTACCTTGGATGAGTGAAGAAACTAAAGAAAAAGCGTTAACTAAACTACACAAGTTAACAGTTAAAATCGCGTATCCAGATAAATGGAAAGATTATTCTGAACTACAAGTAAAAGGCTTAAAAAATGGGGGAACTTATTTTGAAAACGCAATAAACGTTACCAAATGGAACTATAATAAAAACATGGCTAAATTAGGTAAGAAAGTTGACAGAACTGAATGGGGAATGTCTCCACAAACTGTAAACGCATATTTTAACCCAGTAAATAACGAAATCGTTTTTCCAGCAGCAATCTTACAACCTCCTTTTTATAATTACAAAGCTGATGAGGCTGTAAATTATGGTGGTATTGGTGCTGTTATTGGTCATGAGATTTCTCATAGTTTTGATGATTCAGGTGCTCGTTTTGATGGTGATGGAAATTTAAAAAACTGGTGGACTGAAGATGATTCTAAAAAGTTTAAAACTATTGGTGATAAATTAGTAAAACAATACAGTGATATTATTGCGATTGATAGTATGCATTTAAACGGTGAATATACTTTAGGTGAAAACATTGGAGATTTAGGTGGTGTACAAGCTGCTTACGAAGGTTTACAGATTTACTTAAACAAAAATGGAAACCCTGGTGAAATAGATGGCTATACTGCTAACCAACGTTTTTTCCTTTCTTGGGGAACTATTTGGAGAACTAAAATGCGTGATGAGGCTTTAAAAAACTTAATCATGACAAACACCCATGCTCCTGGTCAATACAGAGCCTATATGCCTCTTAAAAATGTAGATGCATTTTATGATGCATTTAAGGTTAAAGAAGGTGATAAAATGTACTTAAAACCAGAAGAAAGAGTACGAATCTGGTAA
- a CDS encoding prolyl oligopeptidase family protein has product MKKILFSILFTSTILVSCKKEAQIKKNITVNYPETSKTPVVEDYFGTKITDNYRWLEDDKSPETENWVKAENEVTFDYLSKIPYREQLKSRLSELWNYEKIGTPFKEGDYTYFNKNNGLQNQYVLYRKDKEGKEEVFLDPNTFSEDATTSLGGINFTKDGKIVAYSISEGGSDWRKIIVMNTQDKEIIGDTLIDVKFSGISWKGNEGFYYSSYDKPEGSELSAKTDQHKLYYHKLGTKQSDDAIIFGATPEEKNRYVGGSLTEDDKYLIISASTSTSGNKLFLKDLTKPNSKLVTVIDNYDSDTYVIDNRNDKLYLVTNLNAPNKKIVTVDAKNPTSENWKDFIAETENVLSPSTGAGYFFTEYMVDAVSKVLQYDFDGKLIREVKLPGVGSSGGFGGKTTAKELYFSFTNYNTPSSSYKFNPRDGTYAIYWKPAISFNSDDYESKQVFYASKDGTKVPMIITYKKGLELNGKNPTILYGYGGFNVSLTPSFSIANAVWMEQGGVYAVPNLRGGGEYGKKWHDAGTQLKKQNVFDDFIAAAEYLIKENYTTSNYLAVRGGSNGGLLVGATMTQRPDLMKVALPAVGVLDMLRYHTFTAGAGWAYDYGTAEQSKEMFNYLKGYSPVHNVKNVAYPATMVTTGDHDDRVVPAHSFKFAAELQEKQQGENPVLIRIETNAGHGAGTPVAKTIEQYADIFGFTLYNMGFDQLPNPPKSKIKS; this is encoded by the coding sequence ATGAAAAAAATCCTTTTTTCAATTCTTTTTACAAGTACCATTTTAGTCTCTTGTAAAAAAGAAGCGCAAATTAAAAAAAATATAACTGTGAATTACCCTGAAACTTCTAAAACCCCTGTTGTAGAGGACTATTTTGGAACAAAAATAACCGATAATTACCGTTGGTTAGAAGATGATAAAAGTCCAGAAACTGAAAACTGGGTGAAAGCTGAAAATGAAGTTACTTTTGACTATTTAAGTAAAATTCCATATCGTGAACAATTAAAAAGCCGCTTATCAGAATTATGGAACTATGAAAAAATAGGTACTCCATTTAAAGAAGGTGACTATACTTATTTTAATAAAAATAACGGGTTGCAAAATCAATATGTTTTGTATCGAAAAGATAAAGAAGGTAAAGAAGAAGTTTTTTTAGATCCTAATACTTTTTCTGAAGATGCAACTACATCTCTTGGCGGTATTAATTTTACAAAAGATGGTAAAATTGTAGCATACTCTATCTCTGAAGGTGGAAGTGATTGGAGAAAGATTATTGTTATGAATACACAAGATAAAGAAATTATTGGCGATACTTTAATTGATGTAAAATTTTCTGGAATTTCTTGGAAAGGAAACGAGGGCTTTTACTATTCTAGTTATGATAAACCTGAAGGAAGTGAACTTTCTGCAAAAACAGATCAACACAAATTGTATTATCATAAATTAGGAACAAAGCAAAGTGATGATGCTATTATTTTCGGTGCAACTCCTGAAGAAAAAAACAGATACGTTGGTGGTTCTTTAACTGAAGATGACAAATATTTAATTATATCAGCTTCTACTTCAACATCAGGAAATAAGTTATTTTTAAAAGACTTAACAAAACCTAACAGTAAATTAGTTACTGTTATAGATAACTACGATAGTGATACTTACGTAATTGATAATCGTAATGATAAATTATACTTAGTTACTAACCTAAACGCTCCTAACAAAAAAATTGTTACTGTAGATGCTAAAAATCCAACTTCAGAAAACTGGAAGGATTTTATTGCTGAAACTGAAAATGTATTATCACCATCAACTGGTGCTGGATATTTCTTTACAGAATACATGGTAGATGCTGTTTCTAAAGTTTTACAATATGATTTTGATGGAAAATTAATTCGTGAAGTAAAATTACCTGGAGTAGGTTCTTCTGGTGGTTTTGGAGGAAAAACAACAGCTAAAGAACTTTACTTTTCTTTTACCAATTACAACACACCTAGTTCGTCTTATAAATTCAATCCAAGAGACGGAACATATGCTATTTATTGGAAACCTGCTATTTCTTTTAATTCTGACGATTACGAAAGTAAACAAGTGTTTTACGCTTCTAAAGACGGCACAAAAGTTCCGATGATTATCACCTATAAAAAGGGATTAGAATTAAATGGTAAAAACCCAACAATTTTATATGGTTACGGAGGATTTAATGTTTCACTAACTCCATCATTTAGCATTGCAAATGCTGTTTGGATGGAACAAGGTGGTGTATACGCTGTACCTAATTTACGTGGTGGTGGTGAATACGGTAAAAAATGGCATGATGCAGGAACTCAATTAAAAAAACAAAATGTATTTGATGATTTTATTGCAGCTGCTGAATATTTAATCAAAGAAAACTATACTACATCTAATTATTTAGCTGTTCGTGGTGGCTCTAACGGTGGTTTATTAGTAGGTGCAACAATGACACAACGACCAGATTTAATGAAGGTAGCTTTACCTGCTGTTGGAGTATTAGATATGTTACGTTATCATACTTTTACTGCTGGTGCTGGTTGGGCATATGATTATGGAACCGCAGAACAAAGCAAAGAAATGTTCAATTATTTAAAAGGATATTCTCCTGTACATAACGTTAAAAATGTAGCATACCCAGCAACAATGGTTACTACTGGTGATCATGATGATCGTGTAGTACCTGCACATAGTTTTAAATTTGCGGCTGAACTACAAGAAAAACAACAAGGAGAAAATCCTGTATTAATTCGTATCGAAACAAATGCGGGGCATGGAGCTGGAACACCTGTCGCTAAAACCATAGAGCAATATGCTGATATATTTGGGTTTACATTATATAATATGGGTTTCGATCAATTACCAAATCCACCAAAATCGAAAATTAAGAGTTAA
- the trxA gene encoding thioredoxin has translation MTENLTKATFLEKVFNFEVNKEWKFEGDKPALIDFYADWCGPCKALAPVLEKLSEEYEGKIDIYKVDTEAEQELSAAFGVRSIPSMLFCKVGEQPQMANGALPQKQIEQIIKDVLKVEK, from the coding sequence ATGACAGAAAATTTAACTAAAGCAACTTTTTTAGAAAAAGTATTTAATTTTGAAGTAAATAAAGAATGGAAGTTCGAAGGAGATAAACCTGCGTTGATTGATTTCTATGCAGATTGGTGTGGGCCGTGTAAAGCATTAGCTCCGGTTTTAGAAAAATTAAGTGAGGAGTATGAAGGGAAAATAGATATCTATAAAGTAGATACTGAGGCAGAGCAAGAATTATCAGCTGCCTTCGGAGTTCGTAGTATTCCTTCAATGTTATTTTGTAAAGTAGGTGAGCAACCTCAAATGGCAAATGGTGCATTACCACAAAAACAAATTGAACAAATTATTAAAGATGTTTTAAAAGTTGAAAAATAA
- a CDS encoding ribonucleotide-diphosphate reductase subunit beta has protein sequence MAAIEPILQENKDRFVIFPIQHDDLWEWYKKQQACIWTAEEIDLSVDIIDWNTKLTDDERYFIKHILAFFAASDGIVNENLAENFVNEVQYSEAKFFYGFQIMMENIHSETYSLLIDTYVKDDVEKDRLFKAIEVFPAIKKKADWALKWIDSDSFAERLIAFAAVEGIFFSGSFCSIFWLKKRGLLPGLAFSNELISRDEGMHCDFAVHLHNHHIINKVPKDRIREIIIDALTIEREFITESLPVSLIGMNAKLMTQYLEYVTDRLLLEFGCDKEYKSTNPFDFMEMISLEGKTNFFEKRVSEYQKAGVSSGGTGDISFDADF, from the coding sequence ATGGCTGCCATCGAACCGATTTTACAAGAAAACAAAGATAGATTTGTAATTTTTCCAATTCAACATGATGATTTATGGGAATGGTATAAAAAACAACAAGCATGTATTTGGACTGCCGAAGAAATTGATTTATCGGTAGATATAATAGATTGGAATACTAAGTTAACTGATGATGAGCGTTATTTTATTAAGCATATTTTAGCTTTTTTTGCTGCATCTGATGGTATTGTTAATGAAAATTTAGCTGAAAATTTTGTAAATGAAGTTCAATATTCTGAAGCGAAATTCTTTTATGGTTTTCAAATAATGATGGAAAACATTCATTCAGAAACCTATTCTTTATTAATAGATACCTATGTAAAAGATGATGTAGAAAAAGATAGGTTGTTTAAAGCTATTGAGGTTTTTCCTGCAATTAAAAAGAAAGCAGATTGGGCCTTAAAGTGGATCGATTCAGATTCGTTTGCAGAACGATTAATAGCCTTTGCAGCAGTAGAAGGTATTTTCTTCTCAGGTTCGTTTTGTTCTATTTTCTGGTTAAAGAAAAGAGGATTATTGCCTGGGTTAGCTTTTTCTAATGAGTTAATTTCTCGTGATGAAGGAATGCACTGTGACTTTGCAGTTCATTTACATAACCATCACATTATAAATAAAGTGCCTAAAGATCGTATTCGTGAAATTATTATTGATGCACTTACCATTGAAAGAGAATTTATTACAGAATCTTTACCTGTAAGTTTAATTGGTATGAATGCCAAGTTAATGACACAATATTTAGAATACGTAACCGATAGATTATTATTAGAATTTGGTTGTGATAAAGAATATAAATCTACGAACCCGTTTGATTTTATGGAAATGATTTCACTTGAAGGAAAAACAAATTTCTTTGAAAAAAGAGTTTCTGAGTATCAAAAGGCGGGAGTATCATCAGGAGGTACAGGAGATATTAGCTTTGATGCTGATTTTTAA